The following coding sequences lie in one Mus musculus strain C57BL/6J chromosome 11, GRCm38.p6 C57BL/6J genomic window:
- the Trim25 gene encoding E3 ubiquitin/ISG15 ligase TRIM25 — protein MAELNPLAEELSCSVCLELFKEPVTTPCGHNFCMSCLDETWVVQGPPYRCPQCRKVYQVRPQLQKNTVMCAVVEQFLQAEQARTPVDDWTPPARFSASSAATQVACDHCLTEIAVKTCLVCMASFCQEHLRPHFDSPAFQDHPLQSPIRDLLRRKCTQHNRLRELFCPEHGECICHICLVEHKTCSPTTLSQASADLEYKLRNKLTIMHSHINGATKALEDVRSKQQCVQDSMKRKMEQLRQEYMEMKAVIDAAETSSLRKLKEEEKRVYGKFDTIYQVLVKKKSEMQKLKAEVELIMDKGDEFEFLEKAAKLQGESTKPVYIPKIDLDHDLIMGIYQGAADLKSELKHSIKKLQKKSEEHNGSGNKGDQTQSTFKPVQPSKKTIQEKKTKKTPVAPGPPSHFSPNKLPTFGAPGQSLDSKATSPDAAPKASAAQPDSVGVKAKVLENFLTKSRTELLEYFVKVIFDYNTAHNKVSLSNKYTTASVSDGLQHYRSHPQRFTYCSQVLGLHCYKNGIHYWEVELQKNNFCGVGICYGSMERQGPESRLGRNPNSWCVEWFNNKISAWHNNVEKTLPSTKATRVGVLLNCDHGFVIFFAVTEKVHLMYKFKVDFTEALYPAFWVFSAGTTLSICSK, from the exons ATGGCGGAGCTGAATCCTCTGGCCGAGGAGCTGTCCTGCTCCGTCTGCCTGGAGCTCTTCAAGGAACCTGTCACCACTCCGTGCGGCCACAATTTCTGCATGTCATGCCTGGATGAGACGTGGGTCGTCCAGGGCCCGCCGTACCGATGCCCGCAATGTCGCAAAGTGTACCAGGTGCGCCCGCAGCTGCAAAAGAACACGGTAATGTGCGCGGTGGTGGAGCAGTTCCTGCAGGCCGAGCAGGCGCGGACCCCGGTGGACGACTGGACGCCTCCTGCCCGCTTCTCCGCCTCCAGCGCAGCCACCCAGGTGGCCTGCGACCACTGCCTGACGGAGATCGCAGTGAAGACGTGCCTCGTGTGCATGGCCTCTTTCTGCCAGGAGCACTTGAGGCCTCACTTCGACAGTCCGGCCTTCCAGGATCACCCCCTACAGTCGCCCATTCGTGACCTTCTGCGCCGCAAATGTACCCAGCACAACCGCCTTCGGGAATTGTTTTGTCCCGAGCATGGCGAGTGCATCTGCCATATCTGCTTGGTAGAGCACAAGACCTGCTCCCCTACGACCCTAAGTCAAGCCAGCGCCGACCTGGAG TACAAACTGAGGAATAAACTCACTATCATGCACAGCCACATCAATGGGGCAACCAAAGCATTGGAGGATGTGAGATCCAAGCAACAGTGTGTGCAG GATTCTATGAAGAGGAAGATGGAACAGCTGAGACAGGAGTATATGGAAATGAAGGCTGTCATCGACGCAGCAGAGACCAGCTCCTTGCGCAAgttaaaggaggaggagaagagagtcTACGGAAAATTCGACACCATCTACCAGGTTCTCGTCAAGAAGAAGAGTGAGATGCAGAAACTGAAGGCAGAGGTTGAGCTCATTATGGACAAAGGGGATGAGTTTGAGTTTCTGGAG AAAGCTGCAAAATTGCAAGGAGAGTCAACAAAACCAGTCTACATCCCTAAGATAGATCTGGATCATGATTTGATAATGGGAATCTACCAAGGGGCGGCGGACCTCAAGAGTGAACTGAAGCACTCCATTAAGAAGCTACAGAAGAAGTCTGAGGAGCACAATGGCTCAG GTAACAAGGGAGACCAGACACAGTCCACTTTTAAACCCGTACAACCTTCGAAGAAGACCATTC AAGAAAAGAAGACCAAGAAAACCC CTGTTGCTCCcggccctccctcccacttctcaCCTAACAAGTTGCCCACCTTTGGAGCTCCTGGCCAATCACTGGATTCAAAAGCAACTTCCCCTGATG CCGCACCCAAAGCCAGTGCTGCACAGCCAGACTCTGTAGGAGTCAAGGCTAAGGTGCTAGAAAACTTCTTAACCAAGTCCAGAACGGAGCTTCTGGAGT ATTTCGTGAAAGTCATCTTCGACTACAATACCGCCCACAACAAAGTGTCTCTGTCAAACAAGTACACCACCGCCTCTGTGTCCGATGGGCTCCAGCACTACCGGTCCCATCCCCAGAGGTTCACCTACTGCTCTCAGGTCCTGGGGCTGCACTGCTACAAGAACGGCATTCACTACTGGGAGGTGGAACTACAGAAGAACAACTTCTGCGGCGTAGGCATCTGCTACGGCAGCATGGAACGGCAGGGCCCCGAGAGCCGGCTGGGCCGCAACCCCAACTCATGGTGTGTGGAGTGGTTCAATAACAAGATCTCTGCCTGGCACAACAACGTGGAGAAGACTCTGCCCTCCACCAAGGCCACTCGAGTCGGCGTGCTGCTCAACTGTGACCACGGCTTCGTCATTTTCTTTGCGGTCACCGAAAAGGTGCACCTGATGTACAAGTTCAAGGTGGACTTCACCGAAGCTCTGTACCCAGCCTTCTGGGTGTTCTCGGCCGGTACCACCCTCTCTATCTGCTCCAAATAG
- the Trim25 gene encoding E3 ubiquitin/ISG15 ligase TRIM25 isoform X1, which translates to MAELNPLAEELSCSVCLELFKEPVTTPCGHNFCMSCLDETWVVQGPPYRCPQCRKVYQVRPQLQKNTVMCAVVEQFLQAEQARTPVDDWTPPARFSASSAATQVACDHCLTEIAVKTCLVCMASFCQEHLRPHFDSPAFQDHPLQSPIRDLLRRKCTQHNRLRELFCPEHGECICHICLVEHKTCSPTTLSQASADLEYKLRNKLTIMHSHINGATKALEDVRSKQQCVQDSMKRKMEQLRQEYMEMKAVIDAAETSSLRKLKEEEKRVYGKFDTIYQVLVKKKSEMQKLKAEVELIMDKGDEFEFLEKAAKLQGESTKPVYIPKIDLDHDLIMGIYQGAADLKSELKHSIKKLQKKSEEHNGSGNKGDQTQSTFKPVQPSKKTIQEKKTKKTPAPKASAAQPDSVGVKAKVLENFLTKSRTELLEYFVKVIFDYNTAHNKVSLSNKYTTASVSDGLQHYRSHPQRFTYCSQVLGLHCYKNGIHYWEVELQKNNFCGVGICYGSMERQGPESRLGRNPNSWCVEWFNNKISAWHNNVEKTLPSTKATRVGVLLNCDHGFVIFFAVTEKVHLMYKFKVDFTEALYPAFWVFSAGTTLSICSK; encoded by the exons ATGGCGGAGCTGAATCCTCTGGCCGAGGAGCTGTCCTGCTCCGTCTGCCTGGAGCTCTTCAAGGAACCTGTCACCACTCCGTGCGGCCACAATTTCTGCATGTCATGCCTGGATGAGACGTGGGTCGTCCAGGGCCCGCCGTACCGATGCCCGCAATGTCGCAAAGTGTACCAGGTGCGCCCGCAGCTGCAAAAGAACACGGTAATGTGCGCGGTGGTGGAGCAGTTCCTGCAGGCCGAGCAGGCGCGGACCCCGGTGGACGACTGGACGCCTCCTGCCCGCTTCTCCGCCTCCAGCGCAGCCACCCAGGTGGCCTGCGACCACTGCCTGACGGAGATCGCAGTGAAGACGTGCCTCGTGTGCATGGCCTCTTTCTGCCAGGAGCACTTGAGGCCTCACTTCGACAGTCCGGCCTTCCAGGATCACCCCCTACAGTCGCCCATTCGTGACCTTCTGCGCCGCAAATGTACCCAGCACAACCGCCTTCGGGAATTGTTTTGTCCCGAGCATGGCGAGTGCATCTGCCATATCTGCTTGGTAGAGCACAAGACCTGCTCCCCTACGACCCTAAGTCAAGCCAGCGCCGACCTGGAG TACAAACTGAGGAATAAACTCACTATCATGCACAGCCACATCAATGGGGCAACCAAAGCATTGGAGGATGTGAGATCCAAGCAACAGTGTGTGCAG GATTCTATGAAGAGGAAGATGGAACAGCTGAGACAGGAGTATATGGAAATGAAGGCTGTCATCGACGCAGCAGAGACCAGCTCCTTGCGCAAgttaaaggaggaggagaagagagtcTACGGAAAATTCGACACCATCTACCAGGTTCTCGTCAAGAAGAAGAGTGAGATGCAGAAACTGAAGGCAGAGGTTGAGCTCATTATGGACAAAGGGGATGAGTTTGAGTTTCTGGAG AAAGCTGCAAAATTGCAAGGAGAGTCAACAAAACCAGTCTACATCCCTAAGATAGATCTGGATCATGATTTGATAATGGGAATCTACCAAGGGGCGGCGGACCTCAAGAGTGAACTGAAGCACTCCATTAAGAAGCTACAGAAGAAGTCTGAGGAGCACAATGGCTCAG GTAACAAGGGAGACCAGACACAGTCCACTTTTAAACCCGTACAACCTTCGAAGAAGACCATTC AAGAAAAGAAGACCAAGAAAACCC CCGCACCCAAAGCCAGTGCTGCACAGCCAGACTCTGTAGGAGTCAAGGCTAAGGTGCTAGAAAACTTCTTAACCAAGTCCAGAACGGAGCTTCTGGAGT ATTTCGTGAAAGTCATCTTCGACTACAATACCGCCCACAACAAAGTGTCTCTGTCAAACAAGTACACCACCGCCTCTGTGTCCGATGGGCTCCAGCACTACCGGTCCCATCCCCAGAGGTTCACCTACTGCTCTCAGGTCCTGGGGCTGCACTGCTACAAGAACGGCATTCACTACTGGGAGGTGGAACTACAGAAGAACAACTTCTGCGGCGTAGGCATCTGCTACGGCAGCATGGAACGGCAGGGCCCCGAGAGCCGGCTGGGCCGCAACCCCAACTCATGGTGTGTGGAGTGGTTCAATAACAAGATCTCTGCCTGGCACAACAACGTGGAGAAGACTCTGCCCTCCACCAAGGCCACTCGAGTCGGCGTGCTGCTCAACTGTGACCACGGCTTCGTCATTTTCTTTGCGGTCACCGAAAAGGTGCACCTGATGTACAAGTTCAAGGTGGACTTCACCGAAGCTCTGTACCCAGCCTTCTGGGTGTTCTCGGCCGGTACCACCCTCTCTATCTGCTCCAAATAG